From the Gramella sp. Hel_I_59 genome, one window contains:
- a CDS encoding HDIG domain-containing metalloprotein yields the protein MSDFVNRLYKNQALFYKVFLFILTSVLIVYLLPKGGKFKYDIPKGKPWQYENLYAPFDFAILKTDEEISAEQQDIQKAHIPYYNFDAEKEERIKNDALQEVNNVFADTTLRVYETIVDNFVQKTVGKIYQFGLLQESERLEPDQLVYLLKGNEASEVEYSRILKQGQIRSFLSEEISSAGFSSFKTELLEVFFNSVEPNVTFNNELTQKELQSKLNNISYTRGIIEQGSRIIAKGEVVEGNKYHILRSLKAEYESQVWSQTNYNWIIVGYSTLVALALLMLLLFMRKYRTSIFENNVKVTFIFFNIIFMVMLTTLVINFDINYVYVVPLCILPLTLKAFFDARLGLFTHVITVLLIGFIVPNSYEYMFLQIIAGIVTILTISELYKRANLFISVGQITLVYIIAYFAFTIIQEGTVDDISAEVFLTFLLGGLATLFVQPLIYVYEKIFGMVSDMSLLELSDTNSKLLKQLAEKAPGTFHHSLNVANLAEAAANEIQANAMLVRVGALYHDIGKMHNPTYFTENQTTSVNSHDELSPRESAQIIIEHVIKGIEIAKKNNLPDRVIDFIRTHHGTSTVYYFYKKEMESNDNAAPDDFKYPGPIPFSKETAILMMCDSVEAASKSLKEPTAVLIDSFVEKIIDKQMDEGQFLNSNITFKEIQTIKKILKRKLKNIYHLRIEYPE from the coding sequence ATGAGCGATTTCGTAAACAGGCTTTACAAGAATCAGGCACTTTTTTACAAAGTTTTCCTATTCATACTTACTTCAGTTTTGATCGTTTACCTACTGCCAAAAGGAGGTAAATTCAAATATGATATTCCGAAGGGTAAACCGTGGCAGTATGAGAATTTATACGCGCCGTTCGATTTTGCGATTTTAAAGACTGATGAGGAGATTTCCGCAGAACAGCAGGATATACAGAAGGCCCATATCCCTTACTATAATTTTGATGCCGAGAAAGAGGAGCGAATAAAAAATGACGCTCTTCAGGAGGTTAATAATGTCTTTGCAGATACTACTTTAAGGGTCTACGAAACCATTGTCGATAATTTTGTTCAGAAAACGGTTGGGAAGATCTACCAGTTCGGACTTCTTCAGGAAAGTGAAAGATTAGAGCCTGATCAGCTGGTATATTTATTAAAAGGTAATGAAGCTTCAGAAGTAGAATATAGCCGAATTCTGAAGCAGGGCCAGATTCGTAGTTTTCTGAGCGAGGAGATTAGCAGTGCAGGATTTAGTTCTTTTAAAACCGAATTGCTTGAGGTCTTCTTTAATTCCGTAGAGCCCAACGTAACTTTTAATAATGAGTTAACCCAGAAAGAGCTTCAGAGTAAGCTGAACAATATAAGTTATACTCGCGGAATCATTGAGCAGGGAAGCAGAATTATTGCAAAAGGAGAAGTGGTTGAAGGAAATAAATACCACATCCTTAGATCCCTGAAAGCTGAGTATGAATCACAGGTATGGAGTCAAACGAATTACAACTGGATCATCGTTGGTTATAGTACGCTGGTAGCCCTCGCTTTGCTCATGTTGCTATTGTTCATGCGAAAGTATCGTACCAGTATTTTTGAAAATAATGTGAAGGTAACATTCATATTTTTCAACATCATTTTTATGGTGATGCTTACCACTCTGGTTATAAATTTTGATATTAACTACGTCTATGTAGTGCCATTATGTATCCTTCCGCTTACCTTAAAAGCCTTCTTTGATGCAAGACTTGGATTGTTCACGCACGTAATAACAGTGCTGCTCATAGGATTTATAGTTCCAAACAGCTATGAATATATGTTTTTACAAATCATAGCGGGTATTGTAACGATCTTAACTATTAGTGAACTTTATAAAAGAGCGAACCTATTTATTTCGGTAGGACAGATTACGCTGGTATATATTATTGCCTACTTCGCATTTACAATCATACAGGAAGGAACAGTCGATGATATTAGTGCTGAAGTCTTTCTTACTTTTCTACTTGGTGGACTAGCAACCTTGTTCGTTCAGCCCCTTATCTATGTGTATGAAAAGATCTTCGGAATGGTTTCAGATATGTCACTTCTGGAACTTTCAGATACTAATTCCAAATTACTGAAGCAACTGGCTGAAAAAGCACCAGGAACATTTCATCATAGTCTAAATGTTGCGAACCTTGCCGAAGCTGCCGCCAATGAAATTCAGGCAAATGCAATGCTGGTAAGGGTAGGAGCACTATACCATGATATTGGTAAAATGCATAATCCAACGTACTTCACAGAGAATCAAACTACATCGGTCAATTCCCACGACGAGCTTTCACCTAGAGAAAGTGCACAAATTATCATTGAGCATGTGATTAAAGGAATTGAAATCGCGAAAAAGAACAATTTACCAGATAGAGTGATCGATTTTATTCGAACTCATCATGGAACCAGTACCGTTTACTATTTCTACAAAAAAGAGATGGAAAGTAATGATAATGCCGCTCCAGATGATTTTAAATATCCTGGTCCTATTCCTTTTAGTAAGGAAACTGCCATCCTGATGATGTGCGATAGTGTAGAAGCTGCCAGTAAAAGTTTAAAGGAACCAACCGCTGTTCTTATCGATAGTTTTGTAGAGAAGATCATCGATAAGCAAATGGATGAAGGTCAGTTCTTAAATTCCAATATTACATTCAAGGAAATCCAGACCATAAAAAAGATCCTGAAACGGAAGTTGAAAAACATCTACCATCTCAGGATCGAATACCCGGAATAA
- a CDS encoding tetratricopeptide repeat protein, which translates to MKTNILTAAAVSFLTMTTFAQKDQVKNAEDAIEDKNFTEAKAQLKVAEANLSELNDKWQEKFYLYKGKAYSSGNPSNEDVQTAAMAYAKAVELGNEDASAALTKMKNDLINSAIEDQGKEDYQSAADKLYTSYQMSKQDTVYLYYAANNLVNAQEYGKAVEYLEELSDLGYDGSGKSFTAVNIETGEKENMGSKEQMDLMVKTGQYKDPKVEPIPSKKGEIASLVARIYINQEQYDKAIESIDAAKAANPNDVDLLLSEANMYYQMGEKEKAISILEEAGNMDKSNPGVYNNIGLMYAEIENTEKAVESYKTALEIDSEYNEARINMVAAMLGKERALIDEMNNLGMSKKDNARYDELDAQRKDLYKKVLPYLEKAMEVDPENKEIVKTAMNLYTNLDQQEKADALKDRL; encoded by the coding sequence ATGAAAACGAATATCTTAACGGCTGCGGCTGTGTCATTTCTAACCATGACGACGTTCGCACAGAAGGACCAGGTTAAAAATGCGGAAGACGCTATTGAAGACAAAAACTTTACTGAAGCTAAGGCTCAGTTAAAAGTTGCTGAAGCAAATCTTTCCGAATTAAATGATAAATGGCAAGAGAAGTTTTATCTATATAAAGGTAAAGCTTATTCTTCCGGGAATCCTTCCAATGAAGATGTGCAGACAGCAGCTATGGCTTATGCAAAGGCAGTAGAACTTGGAAACGAGGATGCTTCCGCAGCACTGACTAAAATGAAGAATGATCTTATTAACTCTGCAATTGAAGACCAGGGGAAAGAAGATTATCAGTCTGCAGCAGATAAATTATACACAAGCTACCAAATGAGTAAGCAGGATACTGTATATCTGTATTATGCGGCTAACAATTTAGTAAATGCTCAGGAATACGGTAAGGCTGTTGAATACTTAGAGGAGTTAAGTGATCTTGGATATGATGGTTCTGGTAAATCTTTTACAGCTGTAAATATCGAAACCGGAGAAAAAGAGAACATGGGTTCTAAAGAACAAATGGATCTTATGGTTAAGACTGGACAATATAAGGATCCTAAAGTTGAACCAATTCCTTCTAAAAAGGGAGAGATAGCTTCTTTAGTTGCTAGAATTTATATCAACCAGGAGCAATACGATAAAGCTATCGAATCCATTGACGCTGCAAAAGCTGCAAACCCGAATGATGTAGATCTTTTGCTTTCTGAAGCGAATATGTACTACCAGATGGGTGAAAAAGAGAAAGCAATTTCTATCCTGGAAGAAGCTGGAAACATGGATAAATCTAACCCTGGTGTATACAACAATATTGGGTTGATGTACGCTGAGATTGAGAATACTGAAAAAGCTGTAGAAAGTTATAAGACGGCATTAGAGATCGATTCAGAATATAATGAAGCAAGAATCAATATGGTTGCTGCTATGTTAGGTAAAGAGAGAGCTCTTATCGATGAGATGAACAATCTTGGAATGAGCAAAAAAGACAATGCTCGTTATGATGAACTTGACGCTCAAAGAAAAGACCTTTACAAAAAGGTTTTACCATACCTTGAGAAAGCGATGGAAGTAGATCCAGAGAATAAGGAAATCGTAAAAACAGCGATGAATCTTTACACCAATCTAGATCAACAAGAGAAAGCAGATGCTCTAAAGGATAGGTTATAA
- a CDS encoding ATP-dependent Clp protease ATP-binding subunit → MDDNFSPRVKDVIAYSKEEALRLGHDFIGTEHLMLGLLRDGDGKAIDILTALEIDLSHLRRKVEILSPANPNTVTISNEKKNLHLTRQAERALKTTFLEAKLFQSASINTAHLLLCILRNENDPTTKLLNKLRIDYDGVKDQFKYMIASDETDFSDSPTAESFSDDEGDEATRENPFSGGGGASTGKTNKKSKTPVLDNFGRDLTAMAEADKLDPVVGREKEIERVSQILSRRKKNNPLLIGEPGVGKSAIAEGLALRIVKRKVSRILFDKRVVTLDLASLVAGTKYRGQFEERMKAVMNELEKNDDIILFIDEIHTIVGAGGATGSLDASNMFKPALARGEIQCIGATTLDEYRQYIEKDGALERRFQKVIVEPTTVDETIEILNNIKDKYEDHHNVQYTNEAIEACVKLTNRYMTDRFLPDKAIDALDEAGSRVHITNIDVPKQVLDLERRLEEVRENKNSVVKKQKYEEAAKLRDDEKNLEKELAVAQEKWEEESKKHKEIVSEDSVADVVSMMTGIPVNRIAQTESNKLVELPQLIKGKVIGQDEAVGKVVKAIQRNRAGLKDPNKPIGSFIFLGQTGVGKTQLAKVLARELFDNDDALIRIDMSEYMEKFAVSRLIGAPPGYVGYEEGGQLTEKVRRKPYAVILLDEVEKAHPDVFNMLLQVLDDGYLTDSLGRKIDFRNTIIIMTSNIGARKLKDFGQGVGFGTTAQKSQVDDNARSVIENALKKAFAPEFLNRIDDVVIFNGLEREDIHKIIDIELAKLFGRIQGLGYDLTLTDKAKDFIADKGFDRQYGARPLNRAIQKYIEDALAEEIITSNLKEGDKITMDLDEEKSELTIDIQKSVETE, encoded by the coding sequence ATGGATGATAATTTTTCACCAAGAGTAAAAGACGTTATTGCTTACAGTAAAGAGGAAGCACTAAGGCTTGGTCATGATTTCATTGGAACAGAGCATCTAATGCTGGGGTTGTTGAGAGATGGAGACGGGAAAGCTATAGATATTCTTACCGCATTGGAAATTGACCTTAGCCATTTGAGACGTAAAGTCGAAATACTAAGTCCTGCAAATCCCAATACTGTTACTATTAGTAATGAAAAGAAAAACCTGCATCTTACCAGGCAGGCAGAGCGAGCATTGAAAACCACATTTCTGGAAGCCAAATTATTCCAGAGTGCTTCGATTAATACCGCACATTTATTATTGTGTATTCTTAGAAATGAGAATGACCCAACTACCAAACTGCTGAACAAATTGAGAATAGACTACGATGGCGTTAAAGATCAGTTTAAATACATGATTGCTAGCGATGAAACTGACTTTTCAGATAGTCCAACGGCGGAGTCGTTTTCAGATGATGAAGGAGATGAAGCTACCAGGGAAAATCCGTTTAGCGGAGGTGGCGGAGCCAGTACAGGTAAAACCAACAAGAAATCAAAAACTCCTGTTCTTGATAACTTCGGAAGAGACCTTACTGCAATGGCTGAAGCTGATAAGCTGGATCCTGTAGTTGGTAGAGAAAAGGAGATCGAAAGAGTTTCTCAGATTCTTAGTCGTAGAAAGAAAAATAATCCATTATTGATAGGAGAACCGGGAGTTGGTAAATCTGCTATTGCTGAAGGTTTAGCACTAAGAATTGTAAAAAGAAAGGTGTCCAGGATCTTGTTCGATAAAAGGGTTGTTACTCTTGACCTCGCTAGCCTGGTGGCTGGTACAAAGTATCGTGGCCAGTTCGAGGAACGAATGAAAGCTGTGATGAACGAGCTTGAAAAGAATGATGACATCATCCTTTTTATAGATGAGATACATACGATCGTTGGCGCAGGTGGAGCAACAGGTAGCCTGGATGCTAGCAACATGTTCAAACCTGCACTTGCAAGAGGCGAAATCCAATGTATTGGTGCTACTACCCTTGATGAGTACAGACAATATATTGAAAAAGACGGTGCTTTAGAAAGAAGATTTCAGAAGGTAATAGTAGAACCTACTACTGTAGATGAAACGATAGAAATCCTTAATAATATCAAGGATAAATATGAGGACCACCATAATGTACAGTATACAAATGAAGCGATTGAAGCTTGTGTAAAGTTGACGAATCGTTATATGACCGATAGGTTTTTACCGGATAAGGCTATTGACGCATTAGATGAAGCAGGATCAAGAGTTCATATTACTAATATCGATGTGCCAAAACAGGTGCTGGATCTTGAGCGAAGACTTGAAGAGGTTCGTGAAAATAAGAATTCTGTTGTGAAAAAGCAGAAATATGAAGAAGCTGCGAAACTTAGAGATGATGAAAAAAATCTTGAAAAAGAACTTGCTGTAGCTCAGGAAAAATGGGAAGAAGAGTCTAAGAAACATAAGGAAATCGTTTCTGAAGATAGCGTAGCTGATGTAGTTTCGATGATGACTGGAATTCCGGTGAATCGTATCGCTCAAACCGAAAGTAATAAGCTTGTGGAACTTCCGCAGTTGATCAAAGGGAAAGTTATTGGTCAGGACGAAGCTGTAGGCAAAGTTGTAAAAGCCATACAGAGGAATCGCGCCGGACTTAAAGATCCAAATAAACCAATTGGTTCATTTATATTCTTAGGACAAACTGGTGTTGGTAAAACTCAGTTAGCTAAAGTATTAGCAAGAGAATTATTTGACAATGATGATGCTCTTATCAGAATTGATATGAGTGAGTACATGGAGAAATTCGCTGTTTCCAGACTAATTGGAGCACCTCCAGGATATGTTGGTTACGAGGAAGGTGGACAACTTACTGAGAAAGTTCGTAGAAAGCCATACGCTGTGATCCTCCTGGATGAGGTTGAAAAGGCACATCCAGATGTATTCAATATGCTTCTACAGGTATTGGACGATGGGTATCTCACCGATAGTCTTGGAAGAAAGATCGATTTCAGAAATACGATCATCATCATGACTTCTAATATTGGAGCTAGAAAATTAAAAGATTTTGGTCAGGGTGTTGGTTTTGGAACTACCGCTCAGAAATCTCAGGTGGATGATAATGCCAGAAGTGTGATCGAAAATGCATTGAAGAAAGCATTCGCTCCCGAGTTTTTAAATAGGATTGATGATGTAGTAATCTTTAACGGTCTTGAAAGAGAAGATATTCATAAGATCATCGATATCGAACTTGCGAAACTGTTTGGTAGAATTCAGGGACTTGGATATGATCTTACTCTTACAGATAAGGCTAAAGATTTTATTGCGGATAAAGGTTTTGACAGGCAATATGGTGCCAGACCATTAAATCGAGCTATTCAGAAATATATTGAGGATGCTTTAGCTGAAGAGATCATCACATCTAATTTGAAAGAAGGTGACAAGATCACCATGGATCTGGATGAAGAAAAAAGTGAACTGACTATAGATATCCAGAAATCTGTTGAAACTGAATAA
- the gyrA gene encoding DNA gyrase subunit A: MAEGEKLIPINIEDEMKSAYIDYSMSVIVSRALPDVRDGLKPVHRRVLYGMYELGVLSNRAYKKSARIVGEVLGKYHPHGDSSVYDTMVRMAQEWSMRYMLVDGQGNFGSVDGDSPAAMRYTEARMRKISEDMLADIDKETVDTQLNFDDSLSEPVVMPTRVPNLLVNGASGIAVGMATNMPPHNLNEVIDGTIAYIENHDIEIDELIQYIKAPDFPTGGIIYGYDGVKEAFKTGRGRVVMRAKSHMEEIAGREYLVVTEIPYQVNKADMIKKTADLVNDKKIEGISLIRDESDRNGMRIVYQMKRDAIPNIVLNTLFKHTALQSSFSVNNIALVNGRPQMLNLKDLIHHFVEHRHDVVVRRTEFELRKAKERAHILEGLIIASDNIDEVIALIRSSSNAEEARNKLIDRFELSEIQAKAIVEMRLRQLTGLEQDKLRAEYDDIIKTIEDLEDILARKERRMEVIKNELLEVQEKYGDERRSQIEYAGGDLSIEDMIPDEKVVITISHAGYIKRTSLNEYKTQNRGGVGQKGSNTRNEDFLEYLFVGTNHQYMLFFTQNGKCYWMRVYEIPEGSKASKGRAIQNLINIEPEDKVNAFICTQDLKDEEYVNSHFVIMATKKGQVKKTSLEKYSRPRTNGINAITIKDGDELLEAKLTTGNSQVMLGLKSGKAIRFEESKTRPMGRNASGVRGITLADDNDEVVGMVSVNEFDSDILVVSENGYGKRSSLEDYRITNRGGKGVKTISVTDKTGQLVAIKNVSDDDDLMIINKSGIVIRMAVENLRVMGRATQGVRLINLKGNDSIAAVAKVLHDEDDVELMEDAEKPVGGESQTDGTTIADDSEE; the protein is encoded by the coding sequence ATGGCTGAAGGAGAAAAGCTAATTCCTATCAATATTGAAGATGAAATGAAATCTGCCTACATCGATTATTCGATGTCGGTCATTGTGTCACGTGCACTACCAGATGTTCGTGATGGATTGAAACCTGTACATAGACGTGTGCTTTACGGTATGTATGAGCTTGGAGTACTTTCAAATAGAGCCTATAAGAAATCTGCGAGAATCGTAGGAGAAGTATTAGGTAAGTATCACCCACACGGCGATTCTTCTGTATACGATACTATGGTACGTATGGCTCAGGAATGGAGCATGCGCTATATGCTTGTAGACGGCCAGGGTAACTTTGGATCTGTAGATGGGGATAGTCCTGCAGCGATGCGTTATACTGAAGCGCGTATGCGTAAGATCAGTGAGGATATGCTTGCAGATATTGACAAGGAAACGGTAGATACTCAGCTGAATTTTGATGACTCATTAAGTGAGCCTGTAGTAATGCCAACACGGGTACCAAACTTATTGGTAAACGGAGCTAGCGGTATTGCTGTTGGTATGGCGACTAACATGCCACCTCATAATTTAAATGAGGTTATAGATGGTACCATCGCTTATATCGAAAACCATGATATTGAGATCGATGAACTTATACAATACATAAAAGCTCCAGATTTCCCGACGGGAGGAATTATTTATGGTTATGACGGCGTAAAGGAGGCTTTCAAAACCGGAAGAGGTAGAGTTGTAATGCGTGCTAAATCGCACATGGAAGAGATTGCTGGTCGTGAATACCTGGTTGTTACAGAAATACCATATCAGGTGAACAAAGCTGATATGATCAAGAAAACAGCTGACCTAGTAAATGACAAGAAGATCGAGGGGATTAGTCTAATTAGAGATGAATCTGATAGAAATGGTATGCGTATCGTATACCAAATGAAAAGGGATGCTATTCCTAACATCGTTCTTAATACCTTATTTAAACATACAGCATTACAATCTTCTTTCAGTGTAAATAATATTGCACTGGTGAATGGAAGACCTCAAATGCTGAATTTAAAAGATCTTATTCACCATTTCGTAGAACACAGACATGATGTGGTTGTGAGAAGGACTGAATTCGAACTTCGGAAGGCAAAAGAGCGAGCACATATCCTGGAAGGATTAATTATTGCTTCAGATAATATTGATGAAGTTATTGCCTTAATACGTTCTTCTTCTAATGCTGAAGAAGCTCGTAATAAATTAATTGATCGTTTTGAACTTTCAGAAATTCAGGCTAAAGCGATCGTAGAAATGCGATTGAGACAGCTTACCGGTCTTGAACAGGATAAGCTAAGAGCTGAATATGATGACATCATCAAGACAATCGAAGATCTGGAAGATATCCTGGCTCGAAAAGAGCGTAGAATGGAAGTGATCAAGAATGAACTTCTGGAAGTACAGGAAAAGTACGGGGATGAAAGAAGATCTCAAATCGAATATGCTGGCGGTGATCTTAGTATCGAAGATATGATCCCAGATGAGAAGGTAGTGATTACTATTTCTCATGCTGGGTATATCAAAAGAACTTCACTGAACGAATACAAGACTCAGAATAGAGGAGGAGTTGGACAAAAAGGATCGAATACCAGAAATGAAGATTTCCTTGAATACCTTTTCGTAGGCACCAACCATCAGTATATGCTATTCTTTACTCAAAATGGTAAATGTTACTGGATGAGAGTTTATGAAATTCCGGAAGGAAGTAAGGCTTCAAAAGGTAGAGCGATTCAGAATCTTATCAATATCGAACCTGAGGATAAGGTGAATGCCTTTATCTGTACTCAGGATCTGAAGGATGAAGAATACGTAAATAGTCATTTCGTGATCATGGCCACCAAAAAAGGACAGGTCAAGAAAACAAGTCTTGAGAAATATAGCCGTCCAAGAACAAATGGTATTAATGCCATTACTATTAAGGATGGTGATGAATTACTTGAAGCAAAACTAACTACTGGGAATAGCCAGGTCATGTTAGGACTTAAAAGTGGTAAAGCTATTAGATTTGAGGAAAGCAAAACCCGACCTATGGGTAGAAATGCCTCAGGTGTTCGTGGAATTACCTTAGCCGATGATAACGATGAAGTTGTTGGAATGGTTTCGGTAAATGAATTTGATTCAGATATTCTAGTAGTTTCTGAGAATGGTTATGGTAAAAGATCAAGCCTGGAGGATTACCGAATCACCAATAGAGGTGGTAAGGGAGTTAAAACAATTTCGGTTACTGATAAAACAGGACAACTTGTCGCAATCAAGAACGTATCAGACGATGATGATCTTATGATCATTAATAAATCGGGGATCGTTATTAGAATGGCTGTTGAGAATCTAAGAGTTATGGGTCGTGCTACACAGGGTGTAAGACTTATAAACCTAAAAGGTAATGATTCTATTGCCGCAGTGGCAAAAGTCTTGCATGATGAAGATGATGTTGAGCTAATGGAAGACGCGGAAAAGCCTGTAGGCGGGGAGAGTCAGACTGATGGCACGACTATTGCAGATGATAGTGAAGAATAA
- a CDS encoding acetyl-CoA C-acyltransferase — translation MNKEVVIVSAARTPIGSFLGSLSSIPATKLGSIAIKGALEKINLKPEMVQEVLMGNVVQAGNGQAPARQASLGAGIPDSVPCTTVNKVCASGMKTVMQAAQSIMLGDNDIVVAGGMENMSLIPHYVHMRNGKKFGPATLEDGMQKDGLVDAYEHNAMGVCADLCASEHNFSREDQDDFARKSYERSAQAWKDGKFDNEVVPVEVPQRKGDPVIVNEDEEFKNVRMDKISSLRPAFSKDGTVTAANASTINDGAGAVVLMSREKADELGLKPLATIKSFADAATEPKWFTTAPSKALPKAIEKAGISLDDVDFFEFNEAFAVVGLANMKILGLSDKNTNVNGGAVSLGHPLGCSGVRILITLLNVLEQNNGKIGAAAICNGGGGASAIVIERHS, via the coding sequence ATGAATAAAGAAGTAGTTATAGTAAGCGCTGCGAGGACTCCAATAGGTAGTTTTCTTGGTAGCTTATCCAGCATTCCCGCAACTAAATTAGGCTCTATAGCCATTAAAGGTGCTCTTGAAAAGATCAATCTTAAACCAGAAATGGTTCAGGAAGTATTAATGGGGAACGTTGTACAGGCGGGGAATGGTCAGGCTCCTGCAAGACAGGCATCACTTGGTGCTGGAATTCCTGATTCTGTTCCATGTACCACAGTGAATAAAGTATGTGCAAGCGGTATGAAAACTGTAATGCAGGCAGCTCAGTCTATTATGCTTGGTGATAACGATATTGTTGTAGCCGGTGGAATGGAAAACATGAGCTTGATCCCTCATTACGTTCACATGAGAAATGGGAAGAAATTTGGACCCGCTACTCTTGAAGACGGAATGCAAAAAGATGGTTTAGTAGATGCTTACGAGCATAATGCTATGGGTGTTTGTGCCGACCTATGTGCTTCTGAACATAATTTTTCGCGTGAAGATCAGGATGATTTTGCTAGAAAATCTTACGAAAGATCTGCACAAGCCTGGAAAGATGGGAAATTTGATAATGAAGTAGTACCTGTAGAAGTTCCTCAAAGAAAAGGTGATCCTGTGATCGTAAATGAAGATGAAGAATTTAAGAATGTTCGAATGGACAAGATTTCTTCTCTAAGACCTGCTTTTTCCAAAGACGGAACAGTAACCGCTGCAAATGCATCTACCATTAATGATGGTGCTGGCGCTGTAGTTTTAATGAGCCGCGAAAAAGCTGACGAACTTGGTCTAAAACCTCTAGCAACGATTAAAAGTTTCGCTGATGCTGCTACAGAACCAAAATGGTTTACTACTGCTCCATCTAAAGCTTTACCTAAAGCTATAGAGAAAGCTGGAATTAGCCTTGATGATGTTGATTTCTTTGAATTTAATGAAGCATTTGCCGTTGTTGGACTTGCTAATATGAAAATCCTTGGTTTATCAGACAAGAATACTAACGTTAACGGTGGTGCAGTATCTCTTGGACATCCACTTGGATGTAGTGGTGTTCGAATTTTGATCACGTTACTAAACGTACTGGAACAAAATAATGGAAAAATTGGTGCTGCAGCGATCTGTAATGGTGGCGGTGGAGCATCAGCAATAGTTATAGAACGTCATTCATAA
- a CDS encoding NlpC/P60 family protein, which translates to MQYGICHLSIVPLRNSSSAEGGMVSQVLYGEHFKVLERRAYFSKIRNSHDSFEAWIDNKQYRMIEESDYQNLDAQTLQLSSDLIEFVTDEKGLLMPVVLGSSVRFSEQLNHKFEGEYDNASGRTKSDLIITASLYINTPQTSGGRTPFGIDAAGFTQAVYRINGYKLDREAASQAKQGEALSFIEESEPGDLAFFDDQDGVINHVGMMMQDNYIIHVDGKVRIDRIDHSGIFNTELQKHTHKLRVIKKII; encoded by the coding sequence ATGCAATATGGTATTTGCCATTTAAGTATTGTTCCGCTTAGAAATTCATCATCGGCAGAGGGTGGAATGGTTTCTCAAGTTTTGTATGGAGAGCACTTCAAGGTATTGGAAAGAAGGGCTTACTTCAGCAAGATTAGAAATTCTCATGACAGCTTCGAAGCCTGGATTGATAATAAGCAATATAGAATGATCGAAGAATCTGACTATCAAAATTTAGATGCTCAGACTCTTCAATTATCTTCAGACCTTATCGAATTTGTTACAGATGAAAAAGGTTTGCTTATGCCTGTAGTTTTGGGTAGTTCGGTTAGATTTTCAGAGCAGCTGAATCATAAATTTGAAGGTGAGTACGACAATGCTTCCGGACGCACAAAGTCCGACCTTATAATAACAGCCAGCTTATATATTAACACTCCCCAAACTTCTGGTGGTAGAACTCCATTCGGTATAGATGCAGCAGGTTTTACGCAGGCTGTTTATAGAATTAATGGATATAAACTGGACAGGGAAGCTGCTTCACAGGCTAAACAAGGTGAAGCTCTTAGTTTTATTGAAGAAAGTGAACCCGGAGACCTGGCATTTTTTGATGATCAGGATGGTGTTATTAACCATGTGGGAATGATGATGCAGGACAACTATATCATTCATGTAGATGGAAAAGTTCGTATAGATAGGATAGATCATTCAGGAATTTTTAATACTGAACTTCAAAAGCATACTCACAAACTACGTGTGATCAAAAAGATCATTTAG